The Lycium ferocissimum isolate CSIRO_LF1 unplaced genomic scaffold, AGI_CSIRO_Lferr_CH_V1 ctg19684, whole genome shotgun sequence genomic interval CTGGCACGAACGCGCGCGGTGGGACACAGTAACTCGTAACCGCGAACGCTCCACTTGCGCGGTGCAATCGCGCCGAGCAATTTTAAGTTTGGTCAGTGTTCACCACGGGCCGAATTATAAAAAGGGGGACTCCCCCTAATCTTTCGTACCAACACACTTAAACTTCCTCAAACCTTCCAGAATTTTCCCCAAGCTTCCCACATAAACTTTTAAgcccaaaaccaggtataattcccaaaacCCAGTCCAGACGGCatatagttgcaactacaaaactGTATAGCAGCACGTTATAGCTTAAGCTCAAagtggagaagtgaagatacgGAAATATTATtgagagaaaggtatgaatctccttctattaacgttaatcttagtttatttacggagaaggagttgtaaaattgttataaaatgtttctgtggtggaaatatgggacaaacaccatatgggatgtttatgaagtattttggtattggaaatattatggttaatgttggtattgttgtgttgttgttggttgttgaattaagaattcgggctaggcatataaacaggggaaatgctacccgattttcggcagaatatagaatagtttgatttgaaacttggaacaagtgtgcgataaagaggctaacgttagtataaatccttttaaatgtagatttgcgagctcggacgcataagcgtagctaataggaggctaaataggtatgttaaggctcgtccctttctttgagaggcatgattcctatgttatgacttcataaacgtttccatatcttccttattttcaaaagttagatgtttatgaGCGCAAGGCATAATCcctttcctaataattcataaatgttttccaaaatgttcgtattttcTAAATCAGAGATTTATGGCTCCGTAAGCTCTTATGATAATAACGATGAACCTGTTTTcacaatgataacgatgatgtcaaagatgagaatattttcctatgatgattatgatgatgatgatgattctgtgttcaaaggttccaagtttacgatttgacgatataagaatgttaaagctatttcttgatttctcaattttattcatggatgatgactatttttaaagattccaaagtatatgaattggcgccttatgagatttatgatcttattctatgttttctcttaatgttattcttcgttgatagtctcaccttataataattgttccttgagGCGAGacaaagcgatgatgattattccataatataatcggaggttgccgaccttacgtcactccgatagagacataaatttccttgggctctcatgcatgctgcttataagatatatgtgtatgatatatgtatatgtatatggggaatatgaaAAAAagggtgaggcgctatagacgatcagttggtataatatgatatgatattatcccgagcgcgggatgcccggacgcgggacatatgtggttaaatggatcagagccgacgttcctcggcaatatgatatgttctattttatgtatacatgtattagaaatatttttcaaagaaagttaagtatgcatggcatccgccctaagaggcatcctgatgtacaggttatttcctTATCTCAAGCTATGTTCCATatgtcttattatattattgttcatgccttacatactcggtacattactcgtactgacgtcccttcttgtggatgctgcattcatgcccgccaGGTCGGTAGCCGACGAGACGATTCACGAAGAGTAGGACCTCCCCTCCGGCATAGTTAGTACGCTCCGTTGATCCGTAAATGCTGCGGCCTCCTTTCGCATATCTTTATcttgttatgtacatatatgggtatggcggggccttgtcGTCCTTTCTACTTGTTTGTTTTTCGTAGGTACGTAAAACGGTGTGATATGTAGTCATGATATTATGCGGCCTCGTACGGCGttcattttgttgtacaatatatgtatatctcagTGGCCTAATCGGCTTGTTGTTACTCTCGATATGTATGtttacatatatgtgtgttgtttaTTGAGTTTTCGATATGGTGTCTCTTGTGTTGATTGTCCAGGAGACAATACAGCTCAGATACAGATTATGTGCGGGCCCATGATAGTCAGAGAGAAATAAATGCAAGAATAGGAGTgattggccagtagtggtcgggcacttgttacgacccatcggtttgggtcgtgacaaaagtgatatggATACTATTGATCCTGTAGAGATTAATAGTGAGGAAGTGACAAAACCAGTTGATAATATTTCTGTTGATGTTCCAAAAGATAGTAATGATGAGACTTCTGAGGATGTAGTGCATAAGTTAGGGGTGGCGGTGAACACTGTCAACAATGTGGAGAACTTAAGCAAAAAATCAGATGACAAGGAGTTAGATGTGCTCAAAGTGAATAAAGAGGATAATACATCTGTTGATTCTTCTGTTTTGtctgaaaatttggaaattctTAAGATGGATGAAGAATAGATCTGTCATACGGTTGTTAATAACGGAGATACCTCAGAAGGTGTGAAAGTTTTTAATGTGTCTGAACTAAATAATGAGAAAGCATGTGGGGATGGTGTACAGGTTCCAAGAGTGGAGATAAGCAGTACTAACAGTGTGAATAATGTAGATCATGTTAAGGAAGACAAGGAAGTAAAAGTGTACaatgaagaggagatgaagctTGGATGTGCAGCTGATGCTGATGCTTCTGAGCCTGCAGAGATCAATAATGAGGAGATGCTTAATGAAGCTGAATTAAAACATATCCGGTGTTCAGACTCAGATATACTTGATCTGAAGGAAGGACTTACTGATGATAAAAAGAATGAAGTGTTAGAAGGTGTTAACTGTGATCAACCTGATGAGTCTCATAATAGTGAAGTGGTGGGTGATATGATCAAAGAAGTTTATATTGAGGTGGAAGTTTCTGAAGCAAGGTTACAAAATGTTATTGCAATGGCACAAGAAGAGCTTTCTGATTCTTCCAAGCAGGTTGAAGGAAATATTACATTGTGACAAGGGGAGCATGTTGTTTCTACAAGTTTTAACTTTGAACATAATGAAGGTAAGGCACTTTTACTTATTGAAGATCAAGAGGATGGATCATGCTCTGGTGACAAGTTCAGGACATATGAGTCTATCAATGAAGTCATGGATAATGCAGACAAGTTTCTTGCAGAAATTGAGGAGAAGGCTGAAGTTGGGACTGAAAATCCCAAACTTGGAGAAATAGTAGGGAAGCATGCTATAAGCTATGAGGTAGAGGGAAATATGGTAGTTGGTTGTTATCCTAGTAAACCTACATCATATACTACTGATAAGGATTCAGATTCACCTGCACAAGTTCCAGTTTGGAatagtttgattttgaaggagAATATGTATACTTTATTAGTGCAGAGGAAATATTCTCCAAATAAGAAACTTCATGCTTTAGTGTCTCATAATTTGAATGTCTTGGAAAACCAGAACAAGAGTGtataagatttgaaagagaaTACTTTAGTCATGTAAGATATGAAGCTGGATGACATTGAGCATCATATGAGTGATCTTCCTAGACATGAAGGGGTATCACCAGTGAACAATGGCAAAAACAGCTGGAAAGGTAAAAAGAATATGAATGATGTTGATTTGCACGACACCAGATCTCTTTCTAAGAGAAATACATCAGcaaataataaaatcggagAATCTCAACCATCCAGAATTCTTCCACAAAGAGGTGCAGCTTCTAAAGCCACTTCTTAATGATGTTAAAAGCATTCATTTGGAACATCAAGTCTGTGAATATTCAGAAGGATTTCCATAGAGTTCAGATGTTGCATAGACATCACAAATTCATTTTGATTgcacttatggaaccttttcaaGACTCAAGGCATATTTCTAGATACAAAAGAAGATTGGGTATGAGCTTGGCAAATCATAATTGTAATGGGAAGATCTGGTGTTTTATCAATGAAGGAATAGATGTGGAGGTTTTAATGGATACAGAACAACAGGTTACCATCAAATTATTTCTGCAGAATAGTGGTAAGGTCCTAATTACTACACTGGTATATGCAAAATGTGATGCTAATGAAAGATTGGAGCTGTGGGATAGCATTTATAACTTGTCTAACAATATGTATTTCCCATGGTTAGTTGGGGGGagattttaatgtcattatgaatGAAGAGGAAAAAATTGGAGGATTACCAGTGTATCACACAGAGGTTGAAGATTTTTCTTTGAAGATTTTGCTTTTTGCATGAATTCTTGTGAGTTGATAGAAGTTGAATTTAGAGGCAACCCctttacttggtggaatggtagagCTGGTGATGATTGTATTTTCAAGAGGTTGGACAGAATATTAGTGAATAATCATTTACAAGAATGGTTTGGCAATTTGACCATGGAGCATTTATCCAGAACTAGTTCAAACCATGCACCTCTTTTGTTGACTGCAGGAGAACAGCTTCAACATTTTCATAAGCCTTTTAAGTTCCTCAAATTCTAGTTGGAAAATGATTCATTCATGCAAACAGTTGAGCATAATTGGGAGACTGAATATATAGGAGATGCTTTCATTACTTTCAAACTAAAGATGAAGAATTTAAAAACTTCTCTTTCCAAATGGAGTAGGGAGACTTTTGGGGGTATTTCAAGCAGTTAACTATTAGAGAGGATATTGTCAAGATTAAAGAACAACTATTTGAAGAAGATCCTTATGAAGTTAATAGGATGGTATTACAACAAGCACAAGCAAAATTCAAGAGATACTTacactttgaggaagagttttGGAGACAAAAAATTGGGATTCAATGGCATTCAGAAGAGGAAAAATACTAGGTTCTTTCATAGTTTGgttaatggaagaagaaagagattgAAAATTATTAGAATTCAAAATGGAGAAGGAGATTGGATTACCAATAGTGATCACATTAAAACTGCAGCAATTGACTTTTATCAGCTCAAGAGGCTATTTCCTCAGATTATAGCATTCTAGAACATGTTCATGAGAGTGTAACATAGAAGCATAATTCTGCATTATGTTCTATGCCTTTTGGAGAAAGTGAAAAGAGTTGTTTTTGAACTTGTTTTTTATCTTGTTGGCATAGATGTTTATAATGTGGTGAAAGCTTTCTATGAAGGACAGACTCTCCCAAAATCTGTCACTCATACAAACTTGGTACTACTACCAAAGAAAGTCATTATTAACACTTTTTTTCTGATTTGAGGCCCATCAATTTGAGCAACTTCATTAAAAAGGTCATTGTTAGAGTTATTCATGATAGGTTGGATTCCATCTTGCCTTCATTGATATCGCCAAATCAATTTAGTTTTGTCAAAGGCAGGAACATTATTGAAAATGTGTTGCTTACTCAAGAATTAGTTCCTGATAttagaaaaagaggaaaaccaACAAATGTGATCATAAAGTTAGATATGGCAATGCCTATGATAGGGTGTCATGGAACTATCTTAGACAGGTGATGAAGAAGATGGGATTTGCAAATATCTTTCTTGATATGATTTGGAGGATTATGGCAAATAATTGGCATTTTATTCTCATAAATGGACAGGCTCATGGTTTTTTTCATTCATCAAGAGGTGTAAAGAAAGGTGATCCTCTATCACCTACTTTGTTTATATTGGCTGTTGAGGTATTATCTAGAGCACTGAATTCTCTTTTTGAAGATGGTATGTTTAGAGGATATGGGATGCCTAAGTGGAGTTCAAATTTGAATCACCTTtcttatgttgatgatactaTTGTGTTTGCTTCTGCTGAAAAGTTGTCTCTTTAAAGAATTATGGGGCTTTTGCATGAGTATGAACTTGTTTCTGGTAAGAAAATTAATGTGGATAAAAGTGCTTTTTACATGCATAAGAATGTCACAATTGAATTGATTCAAGAGGTGCAACATACTACTGGTTTCACTAGGGGGgaattttcttttacttatCTTAGATGTCCAGTATTTCATACAAGAAAGTAGAAGCTGCTCTACAAGGATGTAATGAAGAAGGTTAGATATAAACTACAGGCTTGGAAAGGAAAAGTGCTCTCTTTTGGTGGAAAAGCAGTACTGATTAATAGTGTTCTACAAAGCATTCCCATCTATCTATTATCAGCAATGGTTCCACCAAAGTGTGTTATTCACAAGTTGCATAAGCTGTTTAATAGATTTTTTTGGCAAAACAAAGAGGAGGGCAGATGTAAGTACTGGTCTGAATGGTCCAAGTTGTGTTATCCAAATAATGAGGGTGGATTAGGATTTAGATCATAGTTTGATGTCTCTAAGTCAATTGGCACCAAACTTTGGTGGAGATTTAGAACCAGCAACTCTCTCTGGTCTACCTTCATGTGGAACAACTATTGCAAGAGGTTCAAACCAACTAAGGTGCAATACAAAGGTGAATCTCAAACTTGGAAGTTGATGCTAGAAGCAAGGAGTGAAATGGAGCAACATATATGGTGGGAACTTAATAATGGATCCTTTTTAGTATGGTTTGACAACTGGTCAAAGATTGGAGCCTTTGCATGATAAACTTCCTTCCCATTTTCACAGAGATGGAACAACAGAAGACTTGGAATAATTAATGAAAGGTGATCATTGGAATATAACAAGAATGCAGGATATATTACCCAATGACATAGTTGAGCTCATCAGAAGTAATCTAAGGGAATTGGtgagaattcaagagagagaTAAACCAAGATAGATACTTACAAGTATAGGAAACTTCTCAGTCGATGCTACTGCATGGGGATATATTAGACAAAGAGAACAAGTTTTACCACATTGTGCAAAGTTTTGGATCAAATGACTGCCTTTTAAAATATCACTGCTTCTGTGGAGAATCTAGTTCTATAAATTGCCTATTGATGAGGTGCTTCAAAGGATGCACATTTTCATAGCATcaagatgttggtgttgttagaCTCAGCCAAAAACATTTAATCATCTTTTCCTAACTGGTTCTTTTGCAAGGAAAATATGGAGGTTTATTTGTTCTGCAGCAAGAATCTCAGCTCCATTTATTCAGGTTAAGTAAACAGTTTTTAAATGGTGGAATACAACAGTGGTTGCCTGGCTGAAACCTCTATATCAGGCTGCTCCAGCTCTGATTTTGTGGCAAATTTTGAAAAGTAGAAACACATGGAGACATTGAGGTTCAGTCTCAGTCAATAAGGTGTTATATGAGATTAACAAGAATATGTATTTGTTTGCACAACAGAAGTTTCCATGGATACAGAATTTACCAAGAAGCTGGCCTGTTATAGTTCAACATTTAGAGAAGTTCAGCATGCCAATATCATGTAAACAAGTAATGTGGaaatagaagtttcaaatgcaACACTGATGGTTCTTCAAGGGGCAATCCTAGGCCAAGTTCTGCAGCTTTTTCCATAAGGAATCATAGTGGTGATCTCATGTATGCAGGGGGAAGGAGACTATCTGATATTACAAATCTTATAGCTGAAGATGTGGCAATTGAGGAAGGGGTGAAATGTTGTATTCATCGTCATTTTTTGCCACTAATAGTAGAAACAGACTCCTGAACAATGCAGAAGATTTTAGATGGTATTTGGGAGGTTCCATGGAGTATTTCACTGGTGGTAAAGAGGATCCAACACTTGAGAGAAGGCTGACAGATACAAGTGATCCATGTTCTGAGTGAAGGGAATTGCTTGGCTGATTATTTCACTAACCTgttttttttgattttgcacGTATAATACAGtttcatcattttcaagaaGTTCCTTCATCAAGAAGAAGGCTAATCAATCTGGAAAAGGATCAAACTCCTAATTTTAGATTCAGATCACAGGCAAGACAAACAATATAATTCATTAAGTGTTGGGAAGGGATCAAACTGAGCATAGCTTTGACTTCAGTGAGTGGTATTAAATTGATTGTTCAATCTGCTGAAGGCACTGCTATGTTTGGTGGGAAGTTCACATTATTTGTTACTGAGTACAACATCAAATACAAGGCTATAGGTATGCTTATTGAGGATGCAAATGATCAGAACTTGTCTTACAAGTGCCTTTGTTTGATACACAGTTGAGTTTACTGAATGATGCAGTATCATCAGTGATTCATATGATCTGAATTAGTTTTATCCATGCTAGGTGATTGTAGATTCTAACATTCACTGCATGAGGAGATTATCATAACCAAAACTGCCTGAAGAATTCTTCAAGAGATTTTGATCCATTCCACCTGTGAGACTAGTAGGTGTGAAAAATGGATACAACTCAAGGCCCTTGGAGAGTAGTTTTTCTCTTATAGTGTTATTAGGATTTTGTGTAATCTTAGCATTTTTCCACTTTCTATCTTTTATGTTTCCACATTTTGTGTGTTTGTTTGTACAAATTGttttttatcaataaaattaccACCAGCTTGGGTggctttattaaaaaaaaaaaaaaagtgaagacgAATGATAATTGAAGATGTAAAATTTGGctatgtattttaaaaaaaaaagattaagtgATATCCACCCTCATAGTGTCCTCAgatagtaaatatgcaatactacgGTTTGTTATTCTCAATCGTCTCATTTCTATAGATGAAGAGAACTATTAAGCATCATTCATTTAGCAAAGAATTACGAGGGTCAATAATGTTAAGCGGGAATTTGACATAATATATGTAATAACTCTTAGGTGAGCCTCGAGCGATGGGCGTTAGGCGTGTTCAGGCGTACAGTTGGGCGCTTAGGGCATAAGCCTCATAGAACTAAGATGTAAGCCCCGAGGCGTTTTTCCAGTGCCCCACCTCGGGGCTCGCAaaactgccttttaaaacactgctgAGGAATATTACTTCCAAGGGGAAGAAATTGTACTTATTCATGATACTCTTCACACTCCAAAATGTAGCATGTTCATAAGTGAACATCTATAACACTGTAACTGAATTTGGATCACgtgatggattaattttttAAGTAGGGTGAGATAGGTCATGACTTTTCTCTTTATGAAACTACAGACCGAATTGCTTCCGCTGCATATACTCGAATGGATTTAGGTGGATTCAGTTGGTGATAATGGAAATGTTCCTATCACAAGGATATACCATCAAACGTGAATCCATTTAATATTGTTGGTCCCAGTGGGAGTAACTAATTAATTGATAATCAATTTTTCAATCTCAACCTCGACGAACGAGTCGTCCTTGCATTCTCCCTCATCGATTTGAGATTGAAGAGGAAGCATATATAGTTACTCCACTTGATGAAAAGAGCTACATAGTGTAATGTAGGCTCTTACATACCCTACCAAGGATAAATAGTTCAACAATGAAAATTGAAATAGAGTCCATGAAATCAAATCAAGTGGGAGTTGATTGAGATTTTGGGTCTTAAAGCTATTGGGAACAAAGGGTTATAAAACTCAAGCATAAGGCTTGAAGCATCATGTATTATTGATACATAAATACCTCTATTTCTAGTGGTAAAATTTTGAGTGAGAGGATGTGTCCTCATACTCCACCAGATAATAATACTAGAAAGCAGTTAAGATGATACAGAGGTATCTTAAAGGCAAAGTAGGATACTCCTTATCTTGTTAAGGAATTGAGAAGGAAATTTATATTAGAGAAAATCTAAATCTGAGTATGTTCGTCATGCTAAATAATGGCATCATATTTCTTGTTGACTAGCAAGCAACAATTATTATCCTTACTGATGATGGAAGGTGATTTTGTATCACTTTCAGTAGTTGTGCAAGAAGTTGTTTGCACTTGAACATTCTCTGGTAATACTTTTTGGGTGAACAAGAAAGTGCTATTGAACTGGTGGTAATCAAGTGTGATACTCTAATCTCAATAGCTTACAAATAAGATCCAAAAACTATGAGAAGATGAAATATATTGATATTAAGTGTAATTTTGTGTCAAATACATAGTTGTACATAAAGAAGTGAACATGAAATACATCTCTATTCATCACTTGGTACTAGACCTATTAAAAAAACCATAGCATTTGTTGCTTATGAAAGATATAATATCGTTGGGTTTGCATAGTGctgatttatttatattttcttatactTCTTGCTCATGTTCACGTAAAAACTACATTTTGAGGTAAATGTTAGTTGATGCCTAAAGTATTCATTATTGTAGTTTCATATACATAAGAtgggtttttatgtttagaacATAAATTTCAAGTGTAAGTATGTCCGTTAGACAAAAAAGATTGTTCTATTCACATGGGCAATCGCCACTATTGTCTAGGTGATAGATAGATATGAGACAATTTTAAACTAATTATTGTCAGAAGTGATGATAAAAGAGAGCTTGAAGTTTATAATAAGAATATCGTTTGTTTTTGCGTTTAATCATATTTGATTAAAATGTATTGGCCTGTCTTAATGCTAGATGTGAGTTCTGATGGTTAAAATGTGTGAATAGATTTGTGAACTCAAAGTTAAACATGAGTTGTTACGAGCGTCACGCCCCCAAACCATGGCACGGGCGTAACACGAGACTCGGTGCCGACCGTGTGACCGAACGAACCAAGCGGTattgaatcaacatgtgatatcaagcATACTTGAatacgaaataacattaacACTTTCGTTCTACTAAAATCGGCGAGATATCATAAATGCGAAAATCTTTGAATAAGTGAAAGTCCGAATAAGTAGCCAACAAAGGCTAACACAAAAGCTAAACATTTGGTAGTGGACGATAGTCTATGAAGCCTATAAAATCTTGGTACTAAGCATTTCGAGATAAGGCCCCGCATACCTCGGCCGAACTACTATAAGGGCCGAAAGTATGATAACGCCCCGAGAGAAGGCTGGGCCACCAAGCGATTGCTACGAGAATGTCTAGCGAAGAATCGTCGACTTGTAA includes:
- the LOC132042996 gene encoding uncharacterized protein LOC132042996, which codes for MLKAFIWNIKSVNIQKDFHRVQMLHRHHKFILIALMEPFQDSRHISRYKRRLGMSLANHNCNGKIWCFINEGIDVEVLMDTEQQVTIKLFLQNSGKVLITTLVYAKCDANERLELWDSIYNLSNNMYFPWLDSILPSLISPNQFSFVKGRNIIENVLLTQELVPDIRKRGKPTNVIIKLDMAMPMIGCHGTILDRGVKKGDPLSPTLFILAVEVLSRALNSLFEDGMFRGYGMPKWSSNLNHLSYVDDTIVFASAEKLSL